The DNA region CCGATACCCCCTGTCTTCGACTTCATAAAGGATCTCGGCGATGTCTCCGAGAAGGAGATGCACACGACATTCAACATGGGAATGGGCTTCGCCTTAGTCGTCCCCGAGGAAGACGCCGACGAGATCGCCGCTGGCGACGACAACGAGTACGAGGCGAAGGTCGTCGGACGTGTCGAGGACGGCGAGGGAGTCGAGGTCAGAGGGATCGAGCTATAGTAGAATGAAGGTATGTGTCTACGTCGAGTGGGAGTCTCAGGTCTCCAAGAGCGGCATAGGAACCTCGGCTCGTCAACAGAGGAAGGCTCTTAGGAAGAACGGTGTCGAGGTCACCGACGACCCCTCCGACGACTACGACGTCCTCGATGTCAACACAGTGGGTCCAAAGAGCCTCTACCATCTCAAGAAGGCACAGACGAACGGAAAGCCGGCTGTCGTTCACGCCCACACGACTGCGAAGGACTTCCGTGACTCTTTCCGTGGGAGTAACTTACTCGCCCCCGCTCTCCGACGTTATCTCAGCTTCTTCTACTCCCGGGCTGACGCAGTGATCGTGCCGAGCGACTACACGAAAGGTGTCGTAGAAGGCTACGGCATCGATCCACCCGTTCACTCAGTCTCAAACGGCGTCGACATAGAGTCGCTTGAGGGACACGACGAACTCAGAGACGAGTACCGTGACAAGTACGACCTCGACGGAACAGTCGTATTCGCAGTCGGACACGTCTTCGAGAGGAAGGGACTCTCGACCTTCTGTAAGCTCGCACAGCGTCTGCCAGATACCGACTTCATCTGGTTCGGTCCCGTAATGGACAACCCACTCGGCTCGAAGCAGACTAAGAGATGGATAGAGAACCCGCCCGACAACGTCGAGTTCACCGGCTTTATCGACGACATACGCGGCGGCTTCGGGGCGGGCGACGTCTTCCTCTTCCCTACGAAAGAGGAGAACCAGGGAATCGCAGTCTTAGAAGCCATGGCGTGTGAGAAGGGCGTAGTCGTGAGCGACCTCCCCGTCTTCGACGAGTTCCTCACCGACGCCGAGAACTGCTTCAAGGGTGACAGTCTCGACGAGTACGAGGAGGCGATAGAACGCATGAGGGACGACGAACTAAGGAACGAGATGGGGAAGAACGCGAGACGCGAAGCCGAGAAGCACTCGCTCGAAAACGTGGGTGAGAGTCTGATAGATGTCTACGACTCCCTACTCTGAGCTAAGTCTCTATCCTACGCAGGTCGACGCTCAGATACATCGAACTTATTCCTCCTACCAGAACCGTGAACCAGTAGACACAGAGACGGTAAAGTAGTGCCGCAGCCGACGCCGCGGGTAGACCCAGACCCGTTAGGCTGAATATCGTGACGGCGATAGCAATCTCGACACCTCCTAAGCCGCCGGGAAGAGGCAGAAAGCCCGCGAGACCGCTTACCGGTATTATGAGGAGAGTCGTCCCGAGAGGTACATCGTAGCCGAGCGAAAGTAAGCTTGTGTAGAGAGGGAGTATGAAGAAGAACCAGCCGATATGTGAGAAGACAACTGCGGTCGCCATCTCACGTCTGTTCTCCGAGAAGAGGTCGAGTGTCTCGAAGAAGCCGTCTATCCGCTCCTTTACGTCCTCTTCTCTGAGAGCGGTTCGGAGGTTCGACGACAGTTTCCCGACAGTCTTACGCAGAAATCCTGTGACTCTCAGAACAAACGACTCGACTAAGTCACGTCTGTGCCATATGAAGAGGGCGGCGGAGACGGCGACGGCGGCTACTACGACGAAGACCGCGGCGTAGTTCCTGACGTCGGGGTTGAACGATCTCCTCGTGACGAAGTACGAGAATCCCACGATACCGTACGAGAAGAAGGGGATGAGGTTGAGAAAGTCGGCTGTTATTACGGCTGCGAGGCTGTGTTCGTAGTCTATGTCGGACGACTTCGAGAGAACGTAAGCGATGAAGGGCTCGCCTCCGAGCTGTCCGAGCGGAGTGATATAGTTCGCAAACATAGCGCTCAGGAATATCACGGTTATACGTCCTCTCGAAATCGCGTGGTCTATCACAGACAGGACGTGGTTCCAGACTGCACTCCACGCCACGAGACAGATGAAAGACGAGACGAGTCCGAGCGAGAAAACCCCGAGGTCGGTCTTCGAGAGGGTAGAGACTACCTCGTTCCATCCGATTGCGTAGACGAATAGGAGTATTATGACGGCGGCAACCCCGAATCCGACCAGAAGACGCAGACGTCTTCCCATGCGACTTATCTCTCCGGTGTGTGACTGTCTGTGTCTGTATCCGTGTCTGTGTCTCGGTCGTCTGGTTCTGACCCTGTGACGTGGCTTCTCTGTTTCTCCTTGCTCATCTCTATGAGAATCTCGAATATCTCACACGTCCTCTCGGGGTCGATTCCGAGTGCCTCCGCCTTCTCTGCGACCCTGTCGTAGACGACCTCCTCACGCTCGGGGTCGTTTATCTCCTTCCCCTCCTGCATCTTGACCTCGGCGATGCTCTCGGCGATATACGTACGACGCGCTATACTCTCGACTATCTCCTCGTTGACCCCCTCTATCTCCTCACGGAGACTCTCGAGGTCTAGACTACCCTCGCTCCGTCGTTGTCGGTCTCGACTTCCAGAACCGTTCCCGGGTGTTTCTCCCACTCTTTAACTACCTCCTTTATGTCTTGTCTGTCTCCTATCGCAGCGTACGATGGACCTGTGCCGCTCAGACCAGCGCCGTCTACGTGTTCGAGGGCATCGACAGCAACCGAAGGATCGAATCCGAGAGCCGCCGAGTAGGCGAGTCCGTTTATCGTCATCGCTTCGGCGTACTCTCCGTCCCTCGCCACCTCGAAAGCTCTGTCGACGACCGACCCCACGAGACGTGACCTCTCGACGTCTGTGTCGGCACTCTTCGCGGTCTCGTCGGGGACGTAGACTGCGACGTCCCAGTTTACCTCCTCGCGCTTGATTATCTCGTCCTCCGAGTTGTCAGTGAGGACGACTCCTCCGAGCATAGAGGCGGCGGCGTCGTCTATCGCTCCGGTGATCGTGACTCCGGCGTCCCTCGCCGCCTCGACCCCTATACGTGTCGCCTTCCTCCTGTCGAATCCCTCTGACTCTCCGATGGCGTCGAGTGTCGCTAAGACTGTCGCGTTCGCCGCCGCGCTACTCGACTTGAGACCGCTCGCCATAGGCACGTCGCTCGAAGTCTTTACGTGTGCTCCGTCGTCGACGTCGAAACGTTCGAGCACGAGTTCGGCGCATCTCTCTATCAGGGACGTATCGGCGTCAGGCTTGTCTTCTATCTCCCCCGTGACGCCTCCGTCTCCGCCGACCTCGACTTCCGCCGACGTGTAGAGGTCGACGGCGAAGGCACTACCCTTGAGAGTAGCTATCGCATTTATAACCGTCGCAGCGCCGGGTGCCTCTGCCTCGCCTCTTCTCATTCTTTCTTCTTACTGCGCTTCGGTGCCACTTAACCATGCCGGATGCTTCCAATCTAAGCTAAGTATATACGTCTAACCACCAAGTATAATCCCGTCGAGGGACAACCTACTACAAATGAGTACCGACGCTGACTCCGACGCCTTCGAGAGGGTCAAGAGAGAGCTCGCCGACCTCGTAGTCTCGGGGGAGGTCGACCGTGACGAGCTCGAATCCGTCAAGAACTCCGTCTGCGGAAAACACGGTGCAGAGAAGGTTCCGAAGAACTCCGACATACTCGAAGCAGTCCCCGACGAAGAACGCGACGAAGCCGAGTCTGTTCTCCAGACGACCCCTGTGAGGACTGCGAGCGGTGTCACACCCGTGGCGGTGATGACCTCGCCGGCTCCGTGTCCTCACGGGAAATGTGTCTACTGCCCCGGAGGACCCGACTCGGAGTTCGAGTCGCCTATGTCGTATACGGGGGAGGAGCCCGCGGCGATGAGAGGCAAACACAACGACTACGATCCCTACGATCAGGTCACACAACGTCTGAGCGACCTGAGGGAGACGGGACATCTCGTCGACAAGGTCGAACTCATACTCATGGGCGGGACTCTCACCTCGCGGTCTCTCGACTACCAGGAGTGGTTCGTGAGAAGATGTCTC from Candidatus Afararchaeum irisae includes:
- a CDS encoding glycosyltransferase, with protein sequence MKVCVYVEWESQVSKSGIGTSARQQRKALRKNGVEVTDDPSDDYDVLDVNTVGPKSLYHLKKAQTNGKPAVVHAHTTAKDFRDSFRGSNLLAPALRRYLSFFYSRADAVIVPSDYTKGVVEGYGIDPPVHSVSNGVDIESLEGHDELRDEYRDKYDLDGTVVFAVGHVFERKGLSTFCKLAQRLPDTDFIWFGPVMDNPLGSKQTKRWIENPPDNVEFTGFIDDIRGGFGAGDVFLFPTKEENQGIAVLEAMACEKGVVVSDLPVFDEFLTDAENCFKGDSLDEYEEAIERMRDDELRNEMGKNARREAEKHSLENVGESLIDVYDSLL
- a CDS encoding lysylphosphatidylglycerol synthase transmembrane domain-containing protein; this translates as MGRRLRLLVGFGVAAVIILLFVYAIGWNEVVSTLSKTDLGVFSLGLVSSFICLVAWSAVWNHVLSVIDHAISRGRITVIFLSAMFANYITPLGQLGGEPFIAYVLSKSSDIDYEHSLAAVITADFLNLIPFFSYGIVGFSYFVTRRSFNPDVRNYAAVFVVVAAVAVSAALFIWHRRDLVESFVLRVTGFLRKTVGKLSSNLRTALREEDVKERIDGFFETLDLFSENRREMATAVVFSHIGWFFFILPLYTSLLSLGYDVPLGTTLLIIPVSGLAGFLPLPGGLGGVEIAIAVTIFSLTGLGLPAASAAALLYRLCVYWFTVLVGGISSMYLSVDLRRIET
- a CDS encoding chorismate mutase; the encoded protein is MGETPGNGSGSRDRQRRSEGSLDLESLREEIEGVNEEIVESIARRTYIAESIAEVKMQEGKEINDPEREEVVYDRVAEKAEALGIDPERTCEIFEILIEMSKEKQRSHVTGSEPDDRDTDTDTDTDSHTPER
- a CDS encoding shikimate kinase, with product MRRGEAEAPGAATVINAIATLKGSAFAVDLYTSAEVEVGGDGGVTGEIEDKPDADTSLIERCAELVLERFDVDDGAHVKTSSDVPMASGLKSSSAAANATVLATLDAIGESEGFDRRKATRIGVEAARDAGVTITGAIDDAAASMLGGVVLTDNSEDEIIKREEVNWDVAVYVPDETAKSADTDVERSRLVGSVVDRAFEVARDGEYAEAMTINGLAYSAALGFDPSVAVDALEHVDGAGLSGTGPSYAAIGDRQDIKEVVKEWEKHPGTVLEVETDNDGARVV